Proteins encoded by one window of Podarcis muralis chromosome 11, rPodMur119.hap1.1, whole genome shotgun sequence:
- the SIGLEC15 gene encoding sialic acid-binding Ig-like lectin 15, with the protein MEGTSFLLACLLCFLKKGVSSKGWSMHIPSEVTGEIGKAVALPCTFTHPQNTNDQTLTAIWRVKEPFNGAVVFKCVSHSSSDPCKTTVGSEGRYKLLGNPRQNNLSLQINSLTWNDKNRYFCRVEFSGDFHDKYESRVGLRLHLIAPPRIVNISVQTSQDHAFHAKCTAEGEPLPTLTWAGPPSDNITSASTTAHQITKELQRLTHDGKYTCTAVNSLGRAEGAVYFYKFRAGGSSWVLVLLFAALGIKMLALVAILGFGAFWKRDNLMAPTSLSRQAMQDSPYENLNRRINSISQSLPE; encoded by the exons GTGTTTCTTCCAAAGGCTGGTCCATGCACATCCCGTCAGAGGTAACCGGCGAAATCGGCAAGGCAGTTGCCTTGCCCTGCACATTCACACACCCACAGAACACCAACGACCAGACCCTGACAGCCATTTGGCGGGTCAAGGAGCCTTTCAACGGGGCCGTTGTTTTCAAGTGCGTTTCCCACAGCTCAAGCGACCCCTGCAAAACCACCGTCGGCTCGGAGGGCAGATACAAGCTCTTGGGGAACCCGAGGCAGAACAACCTCTCGCTCCAGATCAACAGCCTGACGTGGAACGACAAGAACAGATACTTCTGCCGGGTCGAGTTCTCCGGGGATTTCCACGACAAGTATGAGAGCAGGGTGGGACTTAGGCTCCATCTCATAG CTCCGCCCAGGATCGTTAACATCTCGGTCCAGACCAGCCAGGACCACGCTTTCCACGCAAAGTGCACAGCCGAAGGGGAGCCTCTGCCCACCCTGACATGGGCCGGTCCTCCCTCCGACAACATCACCTCGGCTTCAACTACGGCCCACCAGATAACCAAGGAGCTTCAACGCCTGACGCACGATGGGAAATACACCTGCACAGCTGTTAACAGCTTGGGAAGAGCAGAGGGGGCTGTATATTTCTACAAATTCAGAGCTGGGGGCAGCTCCTGGGTCCTGGTCCTCTTGTTTGCTGCCTTGGGGATTAAGATGCTGGCGCTAGTAGCGATACTGGGGTTTGGCGCTTTCTGGAAGAGAG ACAACTTGATGGCTCCAACCAGCCTATCACG GCAAGCCATGCAAGATTCTCCATACGAAAACCTCAACCGCAGGATCAACTCCATAAGTCAAAGCCTGCCCGAGTGA